A genome region from Camelina sativa cultivar DH55 chromosome 10, Cs, whole genome shotgun sequence includes the following:
- the LOC104717367 gene encoding uncharacterized protein LOC104717367 isoform X2, translated as MARMMMKVAFAMTCVLVAVTRADAAYRPWPPECVDVANVMVEQCKMFFVHQESPPTAECCRWFSSRRKNAKERRRLCRCMEFLTTAFKTLRPDVLALSDQCHFSSGFPMSRDHTCT; from the exons aTGGctaggatgatgatgaaagtaGCTTTCGCGATGACGTGCGTTCTGGTTGCAGTCACACGTGCCGACGCAGCGTACCGTCCTTGGCCTCCGGAGTGCGTAGACGTGGCGAACGTGATGGTGGAGCAGTGCAAAATGTTCTTCGTTCATCAGGAGTCTCCACCAACAGCCGAATGCTGTCGCTGGTTCAGTAGTCGCCGTAAGAACGCGAAGGAGAGGCGAAGGCTTTGCCGGTGTATGGAGTTTTTGACAACAGCCTTCAAAACACTCAGGCCAGACGTTTTGGCTCTCTCTGACCAGTGCCATTTCAGTTCTGGCTTTCCCATGTCTAGAGACCACACATGCACTT AG
- the LOC104717368 gene encoding protein ARABIDOPSIS THALIANA ANTHER 7-like — MHRALLLMTLITSAVSMSEEEQQCRDMFESFIEGIPMQPSPQYCRGVGRLNNVLKLTSPITLQGLEKKNGKEEVRVRCDCPELEVIWKIRCVPCAQNPDPNITEDESHVLSWNL; from the exons ATGCATCGTGCTCTATTGCTTATGACACTGATCACGTCCGCGGTTTCCATGAGCGAGGAAGAGCAGCAGTGCAGGGACATGTTCGAGAGCTTCATCGAGGGAATACCTATGCAGCCCTCTCCACAGTATTGTAGAGGAGTGGGCCGTTTGAATAACGTCCTCAAACTTACGTCTCCAATTACT TTGCAgggattggagaagaaaaatggTAAGGAAGAGGTAAGGGTACGGTGCGATTGCCCTGAATTAGAGGTAATTTGGAAAATAAGATGTGTACCTTGCGCACAAAACCCAGACCCTAATATAACTGAAGATGAATCACATGTGTTGAGCTGGAATCTTTAA
- the LOC104717366 gene encoding probable protein phosphatase 2C 58 translates to MAGSNILHKMKLKAGFCGSAPDMGRGKSKMWKNITHGFYCVKGKSSHPMEDYVVSEFKKLEGHELGLFAIFDGHLGHDVAKYLQTNLFDNILKEKDFWTDTENAIRNAYRSTDAVILQQSLKLGKGGSTAVTGILIDGQKLVVANVGDSRAVMSKNGVAHQLSVDHEPSREKKEIEKRGGFVSNIPGDVPRVDGQLAVARAFGDKSLKIHLSSEPDITHQAIDDHTEFILFASDGIWKVLSNQEAVDAIKSIKDPHAAARHLIEEAIAKKSKDDISCIVVKFH, encoded by the exons ATGGCAGGCAGTAATATTCTCCATAAGATGAAG TTAAAGGCTGGGTTCTGCGGATCAGCTCCTGATATGGGAAGAGGTAAAAGCAAGATGTGGAAGAACATCACACATGGTTTTTACTGTGTGAAGGGCAAGTCTAGCCATCCTATGGAGGATTATGTAGTCTCTGAATTCAAGAAACTTGAAGGCCATGAATTGGGTTTGTTTGCCATCTTTGATGGTCATTTGGGTCATGATGTGGCCAAATACTTACAGACTAATCTCTTTGACAACATTCTAAAAGAG AAGGATTTTTGGACTGACACTGAGAATGCTATAAGGAATGCATACAGATCAACAGATGCAGTGATATTGCAGCAATCCCTTAAGCTTGGTAAAGGCGGATCAACGGCTGTAACGGGAATTCTTATTGATGGTCAAAAGCTAGTTGTTGCTAATGTTGGAGATTCAAGAGCAGTGATGTCTAAGAATGGCGTTGCGCATCAGCTCTCAGTTGATCATGAACCAAGTAGggagaaaaaggaaatagagAAACGAGGCGGCTTTGTATCGAATATCCCAG GGGATGTTCCACGAGTGGATGGACAGTTAGCAGTTGCTAGAGCGTTTGGAGATAAGAGCTTAAAGATACATCTGAGCTCAGAACCGGACATAACACACCAGGCAATTGATGATCACACTGAATTCATCCTTTTCGCCAGTGATGGTATTTGGAAG GTATTATCGAACCAAGAAGCTGTTGATGCGATCAAGAGTATCAAAGATCCGCATGCAGCTGCAAGGCACTTGATAGAGGAAGCTATAGCTAAGAAGAGCAAAGACGACATCTCCTGTATCGTTGTAAAGTTCCACtaa
- the LOC104717365 gene encoding S-alkyl-thiohydroximate lyase SUR1-like, protein MTPLSQKKKNTPRERRSIGAMSTQHVNLFVPSFEMDQEEDVARKTTENGGIGGGVWRFKGNKAAKEAASVSMKGTLSRLFDCCSKDVKKSILPLGHGDPSVYPCFDTSVDAEEAVVESLRSGSANSYAPGVGILPARRAVANYLNREWDLPRKMKSDDIFMTVGCCQGIETLFHALAGPKANILIPTLIYPLYNSYAIHSLVEIRKYDLLPDLDWEIDLQGVEALADENTIAMVIINPHNPCGNVYTYEHLKKVAEVARKLGIMVISDEVYNRTIYGENKFVPMGIFSSIAPVITLGSISKGWLVPGWRIGWIAMNDHDNVFKTTRVVESIKEHLNISPDPSTILQFALPNILEKTKKSFFEKNNSILRQNVDFAFDALKDIPCLTCPKKPESCTYLVTKLDLSLLEDITNDFDFCIKLAREENLVLLPGEVLGLKDWVRLSIAVERSMLEDAFMRLKGFYARHIKTQLT, encoded by the exons ATGACTCCactttcacaaaagaaaaagaacacaccaagagaaagaagatcaaTCGGAGCGATGAGTACTCAACACGTAAACCTGTTCGTTCCTTCATTTGAAATGGATCAAGAGGAAGACGTTGCACGCAAGACGACGGAGAATGGAGGCATCGGTGGTGGTGTCTGGAGGTTCAAAGGCAACAAAGCGGCCAAGGAAGCAGCTAGTGTCTCAATGAAAGGTACTCTTTCTAGGTTATTCGACTGCTGCAGCAAAGACGTTAAAAAGAGTATTTTACCCCTGGGTCACGGCGACCCTTCCGTGTACCCTTGCTTCGACACTTCAGTTGATGCCGAGGAGGCGGTGGTTGAATCCTTACGGTCTGGCTCCGCCAACTCTTATGCCCCGGGGGTCGGTATTTTACCGGCCAGGAG GGCGGTTGCAAATTATCTGAACCGGGAGTGGGACCTTCCACGTAAGATGAAATCAGATGACATATTTATGACGGTGGGGTGTTGCCAAGGGATAGAGACATTGTTTCATGCCCTCGCTGGACCAAAGGCCAATATCTTGATCCCGACTCTAATATATCCCCTCTACAACAGTTACGCAATTCATAGCCTAGTGGAGATTCGCAAGTACGATCTCCTTCCCGATCTAGACTGGGAGATAGATCTTCAAGGCGTCGAAGCCTTAGCAGACGAAAACACCATTGCTATGGTGATAATTAATCCTCACAACCCATGTGGAAATGTCTATACATATGAACATCTAAAGAAG GTAGCTGAGGTGGCTAGAAAGCTAGGAATAATGGTGATTTCTGATGAAGTTTATAATAGAACTATTTATGGAGAGAATAAATTTGTCCCAATGGGGATATTTTCATCTATTGCTCCTGTGATTACATTGGGGTCCATATCCAAGGGATGGCTCGTCCCGGGGTGGCGGATTGGTTGGATCGCAATGAATGATCACGACAACGTTTTTAAAACCACCAGG GTCGTTGAATCCATCAAGGAACATCTCAACATAAGTCCAGATCCATCAACAATTCTACAG TTTGCACTTCCAAACATcttggagaagacgaagaaatcTTTCTTCGAAAAGAATAATTCTATTCTACGTCAAAACGTAGATTTCGCATTTGATGCTCTCAAAGACATTCCTTGCCTCACCTGCCCCAAGAAACCCGAGTCGTGTACTTACTTAGTG ACAAAATTGGATCTATCCCTCTTGGAGGACATCAcgaatgattttgatttctgcATAAAGCTGGCCCGAGAGGAGAATCTCGTCCTTCTACCTG GGGAGGTACTAGGACTAAAGGATTGGGTGAGACTCTCGATCGCAGTGGAGAGGTCGATGCTAGAAGATGCTTTCATGAGGCTCAAAGGCTTCTACGCTCGCCATATTAAAACACAACTCACTTGA
- the LOC104717369 gene encoding protein ARABIDOPSIS THALIANA ANTHER 7-like produces MTIDRTILIVTFLVLTKTAVSQDTNPMELCRDVFVRFMPCMGFVEGVYQQPSPECCRGVSHLNHGVKITPPGSREEHREVERVCVCIEIMANANHLPFLPNAISNLPLRCSLTLSFPISVAMDCSRLSAKNLDAEGLN; encoded by the exons ATGACGATTGATCGTACCATACTGATCGTAACGTTCTTGGTTCTTACGAAAACCGCCGTTTCTCAGGACACTAATCCGATGGAGCTGTGCAGGGACGTGTTCGTGAGGTTCATGCCGTGCATGGGGTTCGTCGAGGGAGTGTACCAGCAACCTTCTCCAGAATGCTGCAGAGGCGTGAGCCACTTGAACCACGGCGTCAAGATAACCCCTCca GGATCGAGAGAGGAACATAGAGAGgtagagagagtgtgtgtgtgcATAGAGATAATGGCAAATGCAAATCACCTTCCTTTTCTCCCCAACGCCATTAGTAACCTTCCCCTCCGTTGTTCTCTTACTCTCAGCTTTCCCATCTCCGTTGCTATGGACTGTTCTCG gtTAAGTGCCAAGAATCTCGACGCTGAAGGATTAAATTAA
- the LOC104717364 gene encoding probable aminotransferase TAT1: MDRNSNLVLPTFQTETQTQDENDISVWRFRGSDTAAKASSVTMRVIVYKLFAECSPEVGKVLLPLAHGDPSVYPCYRTSIHVENAVVDVLRSGKGNSYGPAAGILSARQAVADYVNQNLKNKVKPNDVFITVGCNQGIEVVLQSLARPNANILLPRPSYPHYEARAVYSGLEVRKFDLLPEKEWEIDLPGIEAMADENTVAMVIINPNNPCGNVYTYDHLKKVAETAQKLGIMVITDEVYCETIFGDNQFLPMGTFSSIVPVITLGGISKGFVVPGWRIGWTVMNDPKGIFKSTGMVQSIQQNLDITPDVTTIVQAALPEILGKSNKETFAKKNSMLKQNLELVCDRLKDIPCLVCNKKPESCTYLLTKLHLTLLEDIEDDMDFCMKLAKEENLVLLPGVALGLKNWIRITIGVEPQMLEDALERLNGFCKRHLKKTSSEALKLSENGKI, from the exons atgGACCGCAACAGCAACCTCGTACTTCCTACCTTTCAAACCGAAACGCAGACGCAAGATGAGAACGATATCAGCGTTTGGCGTTTCAGGGGAAGCGACACTGCAGCTAAAGCCTCCAGCGTCACGATGAGAGTCATAGTCTACAAGCTCTTCGCTGAATGCAGCCCTGAAGTGGGAAAGGTTCTTTTACCCCTTGCACACGGTGACCCTTCTGTGTACCCTTGCTACCGCACCTCCATCCACGTCGAGAACGCCGTTGTTGACGTCCTCCGCTCCGGCAAGGGTAACTCTTACGGCCCGGCCGCGGGAATTCTCTCCGCTAGACA GGCGGTTGCCGATTACGTGAACCAAAACTTGAAGAACAAGGTAAAGCCTAATGATGTATTCATAACTGTCGGATGCAACCAAGGGATAGAAGTAGTGCTTCAATCGCTGGCTCGACCAAATGCTAACATCCTTCTCCCACGGCCTAGTTACCCTCACTACGAGGCTCGTGCCGTTTACAGTGGACTCGAGGTCCGCAAGTTCGATCTCCTTCCGGAGAAAGAATGGGAGATTGATCTTCCAGGCATCGAAGCCATGGCAGACGAGAACACTGTCGCAATGGTTATCATAAACCCTAACAACCCCTGCGGAAATGTTTACACTTACGATCATCTCAAGAAG GTGGCGGAGACGGCTCAGAAGCTGGGAATAATGGTGATCACAGACGAAGTGTATTGCGAAACAATCTTCGGAGACAATCAATTTCTTCCAATGGGAACGTTCTCATCGATAGTTCCTGTTATCACTTTAGGCGGTATATCGAAAGGATTTGTTGTTCCTGGTTGGAGAATTGGCTGGACCGTTATGAATGATCCCAAAGGAATTTTCAAGTCCACAGGG ATGGTACAGTCCATCCAACAGAATCTTGACATAACTCCAGATGTTACAACCATTGTTCAGGCTGCACTTCCCGAGATTCTAGGGAAATCCAACAAAGAGACGTTTGCGAAAAAGAATTCGATGTTGAAACAGAACCTGGAATTGGTCTGCGATAGGCTCAAAGACATTCCTTGCTTGGTCTGCAACAAGAAACCTGAGTCATGCACTTACTTATTg ACGAAACTACACCTCACATTGTTGGAGGACATCGAAGACGACATGGATTTCTGTATGAAGCTAGCCAAAGAAGAAAACCTCGTTTTACTACCAg GAGTGGCTTTGGGATTGAAGAACTGGATAAGGATAACAATCGGAGTAGAACCTCAAATGCTGGAAGATGCACTTGAGAGGCTCAATGGCTTCTGCAAACGCCATCTCAAGAAAACTTCTTCTGAAGCTTTGAAGCTAAGCGAGAATGGCAAAATCTAA
- the LOC104717367 gene encoding uncharacterized protein LOC104717367 isoform X1: MARMMMKVAFAMTCVLVAVTRADAAYRPWPPECVDVANVMVEQCKMFFVHQESPPTAECCRWFSSRRKNAKERRRLCRCMEFLTTAFKTLRPDVLALSDQCHFSSGFPMSRDHTCTCKFVALLNL, translated from the coding sequence aTGGctaggatgatgatgaaagtaGCTTTCGCGATGACGTGCGTTCTGGTTGCAGTCACACGTGCCGACGCAGCGTACCGTCCTTGGCCTCCGGAGTGCGTAGACGTGGCGAACGTGATGGTGGAGCAGTGCAAAATGTTCTTCGTTCATCAGGAGTCTCCACCAACAGCCGAATGCTGTCGCTGGTTCAGTAGTCGCCGTAAGAACGCGAAGGAGAGGCGAAGGCTTTGCCGGTGTATGGAGTTTTTGACAACAGCCTTCAAAACACTCAGGCCAGACGTTTTGGCTCTCTCTGACCAGTGCCATTTCAGTTCTGGCTTTCCCATGTCTAGAGACCACACATGCACTTGTAAGTTCGTTGCTTTGTTGAATCTTTGA
- the LOC109124837 gene encoding ADP,ATP carrier protein 3, mitochondrial-like, whose product MDGSKHPSVFQKFHGQPYLISRLSPSVQAREYGVSDAYVNGGLHSLLHSTNQGVGSSSLPHGSLPVVSVQAPSEKTGTGFLIDFLMGGVSAAVSKTAAAPIERVKLLIQNQDEMIKAGRLSEPYKGISDCFGRTVKDEGMVALWRGNTANVIRYFPTQALNFAFKDYFKRLFNFKKDKEGYWKWFAGNLASGGAAGASSLLFVYSLDYARTRLANDAKAAKKGGQRQFNGMIDVYKKTITSDGIVGLYRGFNISCVGIIVYRGLYFGLYDSLKPVVLVDGLQDSFLASFLLGWGITIGAGLASYPIDTVRRRMMMTSGEAVKYKSSLQAFSQIVKNEGAKSLFKGAGANILRAVAGAGVLAGYDKLQLIVLGKKYGSGGG is encoded by the exons ATGGATGGATCAAAGCATCCATCGGTGTTTCAGAAGTTTCATGGTCAACCTTACTTGATAAGTAGGCTTTCGCCGAGTGTGCAAGCTCGTGAGTACGGCGTCTCTGATGCTTATGTCAATGGAGGTTTGCATAGTCTATTGCATTCAACTAACCAAGGCGTTGGATCTTCTTCTCTACCTCATGGTTCATTGCCTGTTGTATCTGTTCAAGCCCCTAGTGAGAAAACTGGCACTGGTTTCTTGATCGATTTCCTTATGGGAGGGGTATCGGCTGCTGTTTCAAAGACGGCAGCAGCGCCTATAGAACGTGTGAAACTCTTGATTCAGAATCAAGATGAAATGATCAAAGCTGGCCGTCTCTCTGAGCCATACAAAGGAATCAGTGATTGTTTTGGCCGGACAGTCAAAGACGAAGGAATGGTTGCTCTTTGGAGAGGCAACACTGCCAATGTTATCAGATACTTCCCCACTCAG GCTTTAAACTTTGCGTTCAAAGATTACTTCAAGAGGCTGTTCAACTtcaagaaagacaaagaaggCTACTGGAAGTGGTTTGCTGGGAACCTGGCGTCTGGTGGTGCAGCTGGTGCGTCATCTCTGCTATTTGTGTACTCTTTGGATTACGCTCGTACCCGTTTGGCCAATGATGCCAAGGCGGCCAAGAAAGGTGGTCAGCGGCAGTTTAATGGCATGATCGATGTGTACAAGAAGACTATAACCTCTGATGGCATTGTAGGACTTTACCGTGGTTTCAACATCTCATGTGTTGGAATTATAGTGTACCGTGGGCTTTACTTTGGATTGTATGATTCCTTGAAGCCTGTGGTTCTAGTCGATGGTCTCCAG GATAGCTTTCTTGCGAGTTTCTTGCTGGGATGGGGAATCACCATTGGAGCTGGACTGGCGTCTTACCCAATCGACACAGTGCGTAGAAGAATGATGATGACATCAGGTGAAGCAGTGAAGTACAAGAGCTCTCTTCAGGCCTTCTCTCAGATAGTCAAGAACGAAGGGGCCAAGTCACTTTTCAAGGGTGCAGGTGCCAACATCCTCCGTGCTGTTGCTGGGGCTGGTGTGCTCGCAGGCTATGACAAGCTCCAGCTCATTGTGTTGGGCAAGAAGTATGGCTCTGGTGGTGGCTAa
- the LOC104717370 gene encoding protein ARABIDOPSIS THALIANA ANTHER 7-like, which yields MKIHRAILVMAPFLVLMKTAVSVEDNDPMDPPPPIEPCRDVFVSFAPCMGFVEGIYQQPSPECCRGVSHLNNVVRFTAPGTIHGNRETGRVCACIEIMANANHLPFLPSAISNLPLRCSLTLSFPISIAMDCSQFRNTKDLNAEISN from the exons ATGAAGATACATCGAGCCATATTAGTCATGGCGCCGTTCTTGGTCCTGATGAAGACAGCCGTTTCCGTGGAGGACAATGATCCAATGGACCCCCCTCCGCCGATAGAGCCTTGCAGGGACGTGTTCGTGAGTTTCGCCCCGTGCATGGGCTTCGTCGAGGGAATATACCAGCAACCTTCTCCAGAATGCTGCAGAGGCGTGAGCCACTTGAACAACGTCGTCAGGTTCACGGCTCCA GGAACGATACATGGGAATAGAGAGACAGGGAGAGTGTGTGCATGCATAGAGATAATGGCAAATGCAAATCATCTTCCTTTTCTCCCTAGCGCCATTAGCAACCTTCCCCTCCGTTGTTCTCTTACTCTCAGCTTTCCCATCTCCATTGCTATGGACTGTTCTCA GTTTAGAAACACGAAGGATCTCAACGCTGAAATCTCAAATTAA
- the LOC104717373 gene encoding pollen-specific leucine-rich repeat extensin-like protein 3 produces MALSLTFHVLISVLVHLSVVSTAKHSHHHHASPNQQLQQAYHALQTWKKVIYSDPKNLTADWVGPSVCSYTGIFCAPSPSDPNTLVVAGIDLNHGDIAGFLPEAIGLLSDLALIHLNSNRFCGILPSSLANLSLLYELDLSNNRFVGPFPDVVLSLPSLKYLDLRYNEFEGPLPPKLFSNPLDAIFVNNNRLTSLIPRDFTGTTASVVVFANNDFSGCLPPTIARFADTLEELLLINSSLSGCLPPEVGYLYKLRVLDVSYNSLVGPVPYSLAGLGHLEQLNLEHNMFTGTVPLGVCVLPSLLNLTFSYNYISEEEGICKNLTSRGIAVDDRYNCLPDKPLQWSQKVCDAVLDHPIDCYDHECSAMAPLVAPSTAGPSIAPGPSDT; encoded by the coding sequence ATGGCTCTCTCTCTAACATTTCACGTCCTTATCTCAGTTCTTGTTCATCTATCTGTAGTATCAACTGCAAAGCATAGCCATCACCACCACGCAAGCCCTAACCAGCAGCTTCAGCAAGCGTATCATGCACTTCAAACATGGAAGAAGGTCATCTATTCCGACCCAAAGAACTTAACTGCTGACTGGGTTGGTCCTTCAGTCTGCAGCTACACTGGCATCTTCTGTGCCCCATCCCCTTCCGATCCAAACACTCTAGTTGTTGCCGGAATAGATCTCAATCACGGTGACATCGCTGGTTTCCTGCCTGAAGCCATTGGCCTTCTGTCTGACCTTGCTCTCATCCATCTTAATAGCAATCGCTTCTGCGGCATCCTTCCTAGTTCGTTGGCCAATCTATCGTTACTCTATGAGCTTGACCTCAGCAACAACCGCTTTGTAGGTCCTTTTCCAGATGTCGTCCTTTCACTCCCTTCTCTAAAGTACCTTGACCTTCGTTACAATGAGTTTGAAGGCCCCTTGCCTCCAAAACTCTTCAGCAATCCCCTTGACGCCATTTTTGTGAACAACAACCGGTTAACAAGCCTCATTCCTCGAGATTTCACTGGAACAACCGCCTCTGTTGTCGTCTTTGCCAACAATGATTTTAGTGGTTGTCTACCTCCAACAATAGCCCGCTTTGCAGATACCTTGGAAGAGCTTCTCCTAATAAACTCAAGCTTATCTGGGTGTCTACCCCCTGAAGTCGGGTATCTCTACAAGTTAAGAGTCCTGGACGTGAGCTACAACAGTTTAGTTGGTCCTGTACCTTACAGTCTCGCTGGGCTAGGCCATCTAGAGCAGCTGAATCTGGAACACAACATGTTCACTGGCACTGTCCCTCTTGGAGTCTGCGTTTTGCCCAGTCTACTGAACCTTACTTTCTCTTACAACTATATCAGTGAAGAAGAAGGCATCTGCAAGAACCTGACTTCTAGAGGAATAGCCGTCGATGATCGCTACAACTGTCTGCCTGACAAACCGCTTCAGTGGAGCCAAAAAGTATGTGATGCTGTACTTGACCACCCCATAGACTGCTATGACCACGAATGCTCAGCCATGGCTCCTCTGGTTGCTCCATCTACCGCAGGACCTTCCATTGCTCCTGGTCCATCTGACACATAA